A stretch of DNA from Campylobacter concisus:
AAAATCAGCCAAAAACGATAAACGCGCTGAAAAAGTTATAGAGAGTTTCAAGGCCCTCGAAAAGGCAAAAAAAGAGTGGCTAAAGACTGCAAACAAACAAGATAAAGTTGAGAGCGATGACACAGCTTCAAAGATGACTCTTGCATTTAAAAAGAAAATTTTAAAAGAGAAGCTAATGGATCTTGGCCCAACAAGCAAGTTAATTAGCGAGATCGTAAAATCAATGGAGACAGCGCTAAAAAGTGATGACGAATTTGACAGAGAGCTAAAACGCTTGGAGTATCGCTTACCGATGTTTAGCGACGAGCTTAAGAAAAATCACAAAAGCATACTAAAAGATATTATCAAGCTTAGTAAAGAAGAGATCGCAGCTCGTGTGCCAGAAGCTACAATGGTCTCAACTTATGTCGAGATCAAAAAGCTATTTACGACAAAAGAGGCAAGCAAGCAAGGCTTTGATCTTGAACCAACAAGGCTAAAAGAAATTTTAGAGCAGATCAAACGCGGAAAGAAAATTTCTGACGAGGCAAAAGCTAGAATGGCTAAGTCAAACCTCCGTCTAGTTGTAAGTATCGCTAAACGCTATACAAACAGGGGCTTGCCATTTTTAGATCTCATCCAAGAGGGCAACATCGGCCTTATGAAAGCGGTTGATAAATTTGAATACAGAAAAGGTTATAAATTTTCAACCTACGCCACATGGTGGATCCGCCAGGCTATCTCGCGTGCGATCGCCGATCAGGCAAGGACGATTAGGATACCTATCCACATGATAGAGACGATAAATCGTATCAACAAAATAAACCGCAAATACCTCCAAGAAGAAGGTAAAGAGCCTGATGTAAGCGTTATCGCAAAAGAGGTTGGGCTAAGTGTTGATAAGGTAAAGCAAGTCATCAAAATAACAAAAGAGCCTATCAGTCTTGAAGCTCCGATCGCAAACGAAGAGGACGGAA
This window harbors:
- the rpoD gene encoding RNA polymerase sigma factor RpoD → MSAAKDSFSQIEELFAENAKGFLTYEKLVKLLDKAPTATIVKKIEQLAKTNKVQLITSAEAAKLRNLADAKKRQENAQKSDQDIDEDLDLSGESDLLEWSRSDSPVRMYLREMGQIALLTKDEEVEISKRIELGEDIIIDAFCSVPFLIDFILDYKEPLINRERRVKELFKSFEDESENEENEDSEDDIDEEDEENEENETPKKSAKNDKRAEKVIESFKALEKAKKEWLKTANKQDKVESDDTASKMTLAFKKKILKEKLMDLGPTSKLISEIVKSMETALKSDDEFDRELKRLEYRLPMFSDELKKNHKSILKDIIKLSKEEIAARVPEATMVSTYVEIKKLFTTKEASKQGFDLEPTRLKEILEQIKRGKKISDEAKARMAKSNLRLVVSIAKRYTNRGLPFLDLIQEGNIGLMKAVDKFEYRKGYKFSTYATWWIRQAISRAIADQARTIRIPIHMIETINRINKINRKYLQEEGKEPDVSVIAKEVGLSVDKVKQVIKITKEPISLEAPIANEEDGKFGDFVEDKSSLSPIEQILKSDLREQIDDVLSQLNEREKAVISMRFGLLEDESDRTLEEIGKALNVTRERVRQIESSAIKKLKHPKVGRKLKNYIEG